The window TGCCAATTATCTGTCCTGAAAAAGAGGAATGTCCTGAAAAAGAGGACTGCCGTGGAAAAAAAGACTGCACACAGGATAAAAGGCGCAGCCCGGAAAAAGAAACCAGGAAAATAGGAGGGAATTATTCTCTCACGTGCCTCACAATGTGCCCTGCTTCAGGAATGATAATTTTTGAAAGGGCAAGCTTCACCGCATTTGGCGACCCTGGCAGGCAAAATATAGCCTTTCCTTTAATTACACCTGCTGACGCCCGGGTAAGGATTACCGACGTCCCTATTTCTTCAAGGCTTTTGTACCTGAAAAGTTCCCCGAAGCCAGGGATTTCCTTCTCAAATAGAGGGGCTACAGACTCGATAGTAAGGTCTTTTGGAGCAAGCCCTGTGCCTCCGCTTGTTATGACAATATCCGCAGAGCTGCTAAGAGCAGCAAAAACGGCATCATGAATTGCATTCTTTTCGTCAGACACAAGCCTGTAGAAAGAAACGGTGTTGCCTGCAGCCTCAAGAAGTTCTTTGATAGCTTTTCCAGAAAGGTCTTCCGCCCCGTCAGGAGAAACTGCGTTCCCATACTTTTCGTACCTTGAGGTCGAAATTGTAATTATGGCAAAAGAATAAGATTTTCTGGCGTCTTTTTTGTGAATTTCAGGTATGGATTCTTGCATGAAAACGGCACTCTCCAATATATTCAGATAATTCTCCTGTTATGGGTATCCGGTTAAGTTTCCACATTATGATTTTCATATTATACTTTTCTTCCTGTTTACCCTATATCCTGTTGTCCTGTATCCTGCACTGTTACTTGCCTGCCCATATTTTAATAACTTATCAGCCCAATGCACAGGTTATGCATATACTTGCGGCGGATATAGGTACAGGTACGCAGGATATCCTGCTCTTTGACTCGGGAAAAGAGGTTGAAAACAGCCTGATTATGGTCATGCCCGCTCCCACACAGGTTACAGCGGAAAGGGTGCGGAGGGCAACAAAGGCGGGAAAGGCGCTTGTACTTACCGGGACCATAATGGGAGGGGGACCCTCGGCATGGGCTGTCCGCGCTCACCTGAAGGCAGGGCTTCCTGTGTATGCCACGAAAGAAGCTGCTCTGACCATTCATGACAACCTTGAGAAAGTGAAGGCTTTCGGAGTCCGGATTGTCTCAGAGGAGGAGGCAAAGAAACTTGCAGGTTCAGGGGAGGCGCTGGAAATTGTCATGCAGGACTTTGACCCCTGCGCCGTTTCATGCGCGCTTTCAAATTTTGAAGTAAGGATGCCGAAAAATTATGCAGTGGCAGTGCAGGACCATGGAAACGCTCCGGATAAGAGCAACAGGGTCTACAGGTTTGAACTTTTAAAGGAACTTATCGAAAGGGGAGGAAAGCTCGAAAACTTTGTTTACAGCCCCGAAGAAATCCCAGAAGCTTTTACCCGCATGAAAGCCCAGGCAGATTCGCTTCTTAAAGCTACGAAAACCTTTAAAACCAGGGCAGTTTTCATGGATACGGGGCCTGCGGCCGTATTTGGAGCTCTTACAGACCCTGAAGCCGTCCAGCCGTCCATCGTGGTCAATATAGGAAATGGGCATACTCTTGGGGCTCTTGTAAATGAAAACAGGATCACAGCTATTTTTGAGCATCACAGTTCCAGCATGGACCCGGAAAAACTCCAGGACTATATCCTCAGGCTTGCCAATGGAACCCTTGGATTTGATGAAGTCTTTAATGACGGAGGGCATGGTGCATATATAAAGGAAGCCGCCGGCATTGAGCAGGTGCGTTCGATAATGGTTACAGGCCCGAAGAGGGAGATGCTTGAAAAGCTCCCTGTCTCAGATGTCAGGCAGGAAATTTCAAAAAAGCTGCATTTTGCCGCACCTTTCGGGAGTATGATGCTTTCAGGTTGCTTCGGGCTTCTTGCAGGATTTTTTGAAAAATACCCGGAGCCATCAATAAAACTTATAAACAACTAAGTAGTAGGGAGTAAGTCACCTAAGCCCGGGATATATAAAATTTTAGGGACTGTAAAATTTCATGCGTGAAATTCCCTATCGGAGAACATGGGGGCGCAGAAGTTTCCTGCCAACCCACAAGGGCAGATTTACAGATAAATGTAAATACATGCAGGATCTCTATATGCTCATATCTTATACTGAATGGTTTGCTAAACGATTTTTTACAAACGTGGTGCAAACATTTATATATGGAAACAAATCCGTTACAACAAATTTCTATTAAAATCACTATCTTTCAGGAGAATCAAGCTTATGGTACGAAAGCCAGGAAGTATGTACAGAAACGTGAGGCAGCGCTCATTTACTAGAAAAAAATACATGGGCGGTGTTCCCGGAAGTCAGGTTATTCACTATGACATGGGAGATAAATCAAATACCACTTTCCCGATTAAAATTTCCCTGCTTGTAGAGGAAAAATGCCAGATTAGGCACGTTGCTCTTGAAGCAGCCCGTGTTACAGCAAACAGGCACCTGAGTGCAGATGCCGGAAAGATGGGCTTTTTCATGAAACTCCGTGTTTACCCACACGAAGTACTCAGGGAAAACAAGCAGGCAACAGGCGCTGGTGCTGACCGTGTATCCAGTGGGATGCGCAGGGCTTTTGGAAAGAATGTCGGTACTGCAGCAAGGGTAGAAGCAATGCAGAAGATCTTTACAGTAGCTGTTGAGAAGCAGAACTTCCAGGCTGCAAAGAAAGCTCTCTGGCACGCTGGACAAAAACTGCCCACCCCCTGCAGAATCGTTATCGATCAAGGCGCAGAACTGGTACGGTAACCGGTAAGGCCGCAAAGATTACGAGGGAGCCTAAAGAATGTATGATTACGAAGAGCTTTTGGACCGTGCAATAGAAAAGATGCCGGAAACAAAGACTACTGACGCTCGATTCGTAATCCCTGACCCAAAACTATTTTCCGAAGGAAAAACCACAATTCTGGATAACTTTGGAAATATTGCAGACATCCTTAACCGGGACCCTGACCACCTGATGAAATATCTCACCAGGGAACTGGGGACTGCAGGGAAGATAGAAGGCACACGTGCAGTCTTCCAGGGCAGGTTTACGAGAGCTCAGATTACAGATAACATTCAGGCATATGTTGACGAATACGTTATGTGTTCGGAATGCGAACGCCCTGATACCCAGCTTGTCCGGGTGGACAGAGTGCTTATCCTGAAATGTTCTGCTTGCGGGGCTCACAGACCTGTCAAAAAGAGAAAGGTAAGTAATGTGGTTGTCAGGGATGCCATCGAAGAAGGCGGAACCTATGAACTCCGGATAGATGCCGTTGGGTCCAAAGGTGACGGGATAGCAAAAATAGATAAATACACTGTCTTCGTGCCCGGAGCCGGAAAAGGCGATGTGGTCAAAGTAAAGATAAAGAAAATCAGCGGAAACCTTGCCTTTTCAGAAAGGGTATATGAGGCTTAAGCTTTTTTTAAATACTTAAAAAGGCTGTCCAGGCCGACGACTAATTTTCAGTCCTGGTGTCCGGACAGCCCAAGTTCTTATTTTTAAGACTGACTTATATAAGACTGATATTCTTATATTCAACACAATTTCGTGTTCAGTATTACATTCATGCACTGCCTATTTTTAAAGAGTTTACGACCCTTTGAGGCTGGTTTAAAGTATATTTTTTGAATAAAAAAACCTCGTTTATCCCGGAAAAAACAGGAATAATTTAAACGAACGGTTTAAAACCAGAGACGATTTTAAATATTTGCCAGTTAAATCAGGAACCCATAAGAAAATGACCTGTGAGGAAAAATGACTCCTGAAAAAAAGAATGTGCCGGAATCTCCTGTAAGGGACAGGAATATCGAACTGTTCTCCATGCCGGGGCTATCTGTGAACCTTCAGCGGCATGAAGGAAGAGCCCTGAAACTTACAGCAAGTGGGCCCCTGAAAACAGTCTGCACCCCTATACTGAAAAAGATGAATTCACACCTGCAGGAGGAAAAACCGGCTCTTGTACAGGAGGACAGGGTTATTCCTTCAGCCTGGCTGCCTCCCATACCAGGCCCTGTTTTCAAGCGCCTCATTTATGCAGAAATCCAGATAGCACTGGGAAAATACATTCCTGAAACCGTTTCCATTGAGCTCACCCGCCAGACCGGTTCAAGGTACCCGCCGGGAACAGCCACGGACGAACTGGATACAGGCACAATTAAAAGAGTAATAGACGAAGCCCTGGAACTTGGCACCTTCATTATCACTTTTACCGAGAATGACCCCCTGCTGCGGGACGATGTCTTAGAGCTTATCGAGTATGTGGACAAAAACCGTGCTATAGTGAACTGTTCCACCTGGGGTACGGATTTTTCGAAAGAAACTGCCTTTAAACTGAAAGAAGCCGGACTTCATTCCCTCATGGTTGGCATTTATTCAACTGATCCCGAAAAACATGATGCTCACCGAAACTCTGCCGGAGCGTACGACCGGGCTGTCTCTGCCATAAAACTGGCTCTGGAAGCCGGGCTTCTGGTTGTAATGACAACTCACGCCTCCCCCTCAAACATGCAGGAACTTCCTGCCCTCTATGCTCTTGCATCGGAACTCGGGGTCCAGGAGTTTTCAGTCTGGGAAGCAATGCCAAAAGCCAGAGGTGAGCCTGTACTTAATGACAGTAACCGGGAGACAATTCTTGAGATGTACAGGAGAATAAACTCGGACCCGGAAGGCCCTCGCATGTTTTCAAACACCTATTTTGAAGGGAAGATGATGGGTGCAATGGCAGGCAGGCGCTGGATGCATGTAACCACAGATGGTGACGTAAAACCAAGCCCCTACCCTCCTTTCAGGTTCGGGAATGTAAAAGAAGTAACCTTAAAAGAGATCTGGCAGCGGATCAGGAGCTACCCGTATTTCCAGCGGCATAAGAGCTTGAGCCCCATGAACGACCCCGAGTTTATGGAATTCGTCGACAAGATCCCTGAAGAGGCAAAACTGCCCTATCCTTTTGAAGAGGTTTGCGAGAAATAACCGGGGCTTATAACAGAATTACTCAGAATTTATTGACAACCAGATGCAGAGAATTAAGGAGTGAACTACCCCTCCCTAAAAATTTCGCTTAATAGCTCAAGTTTTTGAGGAAGGAGCTTCCTGCTTCATACTTGGCGGTTGCCGTTTTTTCCAAGTCCACAGGCCCTACCCGTAGTCCCTACGGTGAAAACATGAGTGTGATATACTTGAGATATTCTGTGACTACCGTCTTTCCACGGCTTAATCCCGATCCCTTCAGGATGATTCTTGCCTCTGGTATCCAACTGCCTGATGCTTAAGTTCCCTTCGCTTGGTTTTCGCATAAGTTATGAAGGGAACCTTAAAAAGCGGTAGGTTAGTGGTGACAGCAAAATCTAATATTATATTATCCGCAAAGTTGAAATAGATTTTCAGAATTAAAAAACGATACGATTAGAGGTTGACGCTCTCATCTCCCACCTGTCCGATCCGGTTCTACCGGATTGTCCGAGGAAGGAGTCTTCCCACTTCGGGAGATAAAAACAAGTAGATAACAAGTAGATAACAAGTAGATAACAAGTAGATAACAAGTAGATAACAAGTAGATAACAAGTAGATAACAAGTAGATAACAAGTAGATAACAAGTAGATAACAGGTAGATAACAGGTAGATAACAGGTAGATGACAGTATCCAGGGCTGCCAGAAGATAAACATTTACATATGAGCAGGTATTTTTAAAGAGCAATTTAGCCGAAAAGGAGTTTACAACTTTATTTACATTACCCTTATTTAAATTACCCTTATTTACGTAGCAAGAAAAAGCTGTCTGCGGCAACTTTCCGGAAAAGGCAGCCCCTGAGGGACTTTATGAATACTAAACTTGACCCCTGGAGTTCAAGCGATATCACTGACTATTCCAAGTTATTCGAAGAATTCGGGATTTCTCCTTTTGAAAACTTACTTCCGGAAATCCCTTCCCCGCATATGTACATGCGGAGAAAAATAATCTTCGGGCACCGCGATTACGAACAAATTGCAGAAGCTATGAGGACAGGTGCCCCTTTTTCAGTTATGGACGGCTTTATGCCCTCCGGAAAGGTCCACCTCGGGCATAAGATGGTCATGGACCAGATCATCTGGCACCAGGAAATGGGAGCTTCCGCCTTTGTCGGGATTGCAGACAGGGAAGCTTATTCTGTACGCGGGTTTTCCTGGCAGAAATGCAGGGAAATCGGAGTAGAGGAATACATATTAAGCCTGATTGCCTTCGGATTCAAACCCGACGGTCTTATCTATTTCCAATCAGGCTGCGGAAGCGTCAAAGACCTGGCATTTGAACTCGGAGCCAAAGTCAATTTCTCGGAACTGAGCGCTATCTACGGCTTTTCAGGAGAGACAGGCCTTTCCCACATGCTCAGCGTGGCAACCCAGGCTGCAGATATCCTCCAGCCCCAGCTCGAAGAATACGGGAGACCAAAACCGGTTGTAGTTCCCGTAGGCCCAGACCAGGACCCTCACCTCCGCCTTACAAGAGGGCTTGCCAGCAAAATGAATATGTTCAGGGTAGAGGAAAGAGAAACAGAAAAAGAAGGCTGGAAATACCTCAGCATTCGAGGAAAAGGAGCTCCAAAAGTAGCTTTACAGGAACTTAAAAAACGCATTCCTGGAAAGGTAAAACTCTATGAAGAGCACATTGATATACTCCAGAATCCGGACTATCCGTTCCTGACTAGGCTGGGTTCGGAGATCAGACAAGCTGAGAAAAGAGATTACTTTTTAGCTGAAATAGAAGAAGTTTCCAGATTCATGAACGAAATTAGCCCGTATGAGCTTGTTGGGTACGAAGAATATTTTGTTTTTAGAAAAATATGGAAACTTACCAGAAAGTTACTGGAAGAAATCGTCATAGAAGTGGCTCTCGAATTTGGAGGTTACGCTTTCATCCCTCCTGCATCCACCTACCACCGCTTCATGAGCGGACTGCAGGGCGGAAAGATGTCCAGCAGCGTCCCTGAAAGCCAGATTGCCCTTACGGACGATCCGAAAGAAGGAGCAAAAAAAGTAAAGAAGGCAAAGACCGGAGGCTGTGTAACCCTTGAAGAGCAGAAAAAGCTTGGCGGCAAGCCCGAAGAATGCTCTGTCTTCGAACTGATGCTTTTCCATCTGATTGATGACGACAACGAACTGCTGGAGATCAGGCAGGAATGTGTCTCAGGCACAAGGATGTGCGGCTCATGCAAACAGCTTGCAGCCGAAAAGATGCATGATTTCCTTAAAGACCATCAGGAAAAGCGGGAACTTGCCAGGGAACATCTGGACGAATACAGAATTATCTACAAAAATTAAATTATTCAGAGATCTACAAAAATTAAATTATTACAGCCTTATTAAATTCCGATAACAACGTAGATTCTTAGATACAGTTAAATTTATAATCATTTCAGGAAGATCAGGACGTGGTTACAATATGAGTGCTCAGGATAACCTCACAATCAACGAGAAAAAAGTCTTGCTCGCCCTTGAGGAACTGGGGTCGGCAGCTCCCGAGAAACTGGAAGAGAAGTCTGGGTTGCAGGTGGATGCGGCAATGCAGGCAGCCTTCATGCTTCAGGAAAAAGAACTTGCTTCCGTTTCCGAAAAAGTGCTCGAACGCTACTCTCTTACAAAGGAAGGAGAAAAATATACGAAAACAGGACTTCCGGAGCGCCAGATAATTGACGCCCTGAAAGCTCCGACCTCCCTTGAAGAACTGAGAAGTCTTTATTCCCCTCAGACCGTGGGAATTGCAACTGGCTGGCTCGTAAAAAAAGGGTGGGCAAAGGTTGAAAACGGAATGATGGTACCTTCGGGAAAAGCTCCTGCCGGCAAAGATGAAGAAACCCTTGCGGCTTTTTCCGGGAAGGCAAAGACTCTCGAAGAGCTTTCAGCCGACGAGGGGACTGTAAAGGACCTGCTCAAACGCAAAATTGTCATAAAACACGAAGATAAGTTCAGGACTGTTTCCATAACAGGTGCAGGAAGCGCTCTTGCAGCACAGGGCATTGTCCTTGAAGAAGAAATTGCCCAGATCACCTCCGAAATGCTGAAGAGTGGAGCCTGGAAAGGGAAAAAGTTCAGACCCTACAGGCTCGATATGACTCCAAAACCCCTTTACGGAGCCAAAATTCACCCTTACAGGCGCCTGATTGAACAGATGCGCCAGATCTTCCTGGAAATGGGCTTTACAGAGATCAAAGGCGGAATAATCCAGAGTTCTTTCTGGAACTTCGACGCTCTCTTCCAGCCCCAGGACCACCCTGCAAGAGATATGCAGGATACCTTCCACCTCGGCAGTACCTGCCAGCTCCCGGCTGAATATCCGGAGAAAGTGGCAGCAATGCACGAGCACGGAGGAGACATTGACTCCTGCGGCTGGGGAGGGATATGGGACAGGGAACTTGCCGGGCGCAATGTGCTCAGGACCCATACCACTTCAGTAACCATAAAGCACCTCGCAGACCATCCCGAACCGCCTGTAAAAGCCTTCTGCATTGACAGGGCTTACCGCAGGGAAACAATTGACCCGACCCATACCCCTGAATTCGAGCAGCTTGAAGGCGTGGTTATGGACAAAGATATGTCCTTTGCAGACCTGCTCGGCCTCCTGGCAGAATTCTACCACAGGATGGGGTTCGAAGAAATCCGCTTCCGCCCCGGCTATTTCCCCTATACCGAACCGAGTGTGGAACCTGAGGTTTACGTGGAAGGCCTCGGCTGGGTAGAACTCGGAGGCGCCGGCGTCTTCAGAAAAGAAGTCACAGAACCTTTCGGGATCAAGGAACCCGTCCTTGCCTGGGGGCTCGGGGTCAGCCGGCTTGCCATGCTGAAACTGGGACTTAAAGACCTGAGGCTCCTCTACCAGTCCGACATTGACTGGCTCAGGAAAGGCGAAGTATGCAGGATCTGAAAACTTAAAGCTAAATATTCAAGCTTTAAAAATTTAAAGCAACTCGTGGGCTGTAAAAACTGCCTGTCCCAGCTCGCAGGCAATTTCTTTTTTCACATTTTTTGATTGGTCACGGTTAAGTGATTGATATTTTGATACTCGATTTTACTGGTGAGATTGAAGATTACATTTTCTCCGCGTAAACTATCCGTTCGACAAGCGTAGAAGAAAGTTCCCGGCCTGTAGGCCTTATATACCGCTCAGCAAGCTCCTCGTAACCGACGTGCTCGACTACCTGCCAGCCGTACTCTTCAAGAAAACCCGGCCACTCTTCCGGGTCCATCCCGAAAAGCCAGATCTTATCCCTTACGTACTTTTTGTAGATATTCTCCCAGCCATACATGACCCGGCCATCAAGAAAGTCTTTGCGAATATATGTGAAAGCCAGAAGGCTTCCATGCTCGGCTTTAGCCAGAAAATCAAAAGTCGCTCTGATTCCAGTTTCAGTCAGATACTGCGTGACAGCTTCCCATATGAAAAATGTCCGCTTATCCACCGAGTAGCCGTATGATGCCAGAACGGAGCCCAGTTCTTCTCGATCGAAATCTATCGGCACAAGCCTGACATGGGACGGGACTGCTCCGAACAACTTGCACAGCCGAGTCTGCTTGGACTTAATGTTTTCAGGCTGATCGACCTCCCAGACTGGCATGTTAGATAGAGCTGATAACCGGTACGCTCGGGTGTCAAAGCCCGCACCCAGATTCACGACCGCATTAACCTGATTGACCGACTCGATAAGCTTTTCGTCTATGTACCTTTTTCTGCACAGCATACCACCCCAGAGACCAGGGGTGTCATTCTTGGTAACTCTGATCATCCAGATCCTTAAAGAACTAAACCGCATCAGCCATACAAGAGATCTCAGGCCTAACGGAAGTATTCGATAGGCAAGGTCATCTTCGATGATGCGTTGCTCCACAGGAAAATACTGTTCAATAGCAACCAGTGCTGTTGGACTCACGCCTGTTTTAGCTGCAGCTTTTGTCATAATGCTTCTCTATTTACTTTAGTGCAGCATATACGTTTAATTTTGTTACCATCGGATTTCATAGAAATGTTAAGTAAATATGGAGCCTTATTTTTGGCATAAAACTTCAAAACAGAAAAACTGGAACGGGGTTATGAACGTAAAAAGTATCTCAAATGCCCGAAGTGCGGAAAGAGGGGCTGGGCTGAGATCCTCAGGATAAAAAAATAAATTGTTCTCAGGGAGTAAACTGTTATCTGAAAAGCAACCGTTATTTGATGAGCCTGAAATATCGTTTGAAAAAGGGAGAGGGGAAAATTCCTGAAGATTCAAAGGAAAAGGCTTCCGGAAATAAGCCGGAAAATATGGAAACAGGTCAGGAAAATAGTCCTGAACCTCCGGAAGGAGAGAATGTTCACCTTCTCCCACTCCTTACTGTCAACTTCATAGGTACACTCGGGTTTAGCATCGTTCTCCCCTTCCTTGTCTTTCTGGTAAACCGGCTTGGAGGCAATGCTTTCATTTACGGGCTTGCAAGTTCCATGTATCCTGTTTTTCAGCTCATAGGCGCTCCTATTCTCGGCAGGTGGTCTGACATTTACGGACGTAAAAAGATCCTGTTCCTGAGCCAACTGGGAACCCTGCTTTCATGGATAATCTTTCTTGCAGCTCTTTTTCTTCCGATTGTAACCCTTTTTAAAGTTGATTATGGAGTCCTGGGAGCTTTTACCTTCACTTTGCCCCTTGCAGTGCTTTTCTTTGCCCGGGCTCTTGACGGGCTGACCGGAGGAAATGTATCTGTGGCCAATGCCTATCTGGCAGACATTACCGAAGAAAAGGACAGGAACCGAAATTTTGGGAAAATGTCGATCTCCTCAAACCTCGGGTTCATAGTGGGTCCTGCCCTTGCCGGGCTTTTGAGCATAACAGCATACGGAGAAGCAGCTCCTGTCCTGGGCGCAGTAGTAATTTCACTCATTGGGACCGCACTTATCGCATTTTATATCCCTGAAAACAAAGAGTGTTCTCTTGAGGGACCTGTCGATTCTGAGAACATACGAAAAGTCTTTGGCTACGACATAAAGGAGTGCAGGGCTGCGCGGAAAACAGGGAAGCCTTCCTTCAGGGAAGTTTTAAAGCTTCCGAATATCCCTTATATGCTCGGGCTTTACTTCCTCATCTTTCTCGGCTTCAATATTTTCTACACCGCTTTTCCCTTACATGCAATCGCAGCCCTTGACTGGGGCATTGCAGAAATGGGAATCTACTTTACTGTCCTGAGCGCCCTTCTGATAATTGTGCAGGGATATATACTCCCTGGGCTTTCAAAAAGATACTCAGATGCCTCGCTTATAATATTCGGAAGCCTGATGCTCGGCACAAACTTTCTGCTGCTTATCCCGGGAAACCTCTTCCTGACCTATCTAGCAACAGGGTTTTTCGCACTGGGGGACGGGCTTATGTGGCCTTCTTTCCTCTCCCTTTTATCAAAAATTGCGGGGAAGAACTACCAGGGAACTATACAGGGGTTTGCCAGCAGTTTCGGAGGGCTTGCAAGTATAACAGGGCTGACCCTCGGCGGGCTTTTATATGAACTGTTTGCAGGAAGATCCTTTTTGCTTGCGGGTATAGTAATTTATATTGTATTTTTACTCAACTTCAGGCTCAGGGGATTTGAAAAAAAGCTGAAGGACTGAGAAAAGAATTTGATTCCAGAGACCGAGAGAATGGAAAAAAGGGAAAAACCAAACTGTTTAAGTAAATAGGGTGTATATTGAAAATAGAAAAGGGCTGAAAAAATTCAGACTAATAAAAACTCCGGAATAATAAAAACTTCGGAATAATAAAAAACCAGAACAGGAAACAGTAAAATGCCAGGCAATTCCCTTATTTTCATTATATTCGGATTTGTATTTCTCCTATCTTTTCTCCTCTGGGCCTGGACCCTCGTTGATTGCCTGCGAAAAGAAACGGATAAAGGGAATACACGCCTTATCTGGGTCATAGTTATTGTTTTTACATATATTGTAGGAGCTTTTCTTTACTACCTTATCAGGCAACCTAAAAGAGTCAAAGAACTCGGCAGATAATTCCAGACAGAATTCAGGAAATTCTGAAAGACTATTTGAAGGTCTGAAAGTATATTTTTAGGTATGAAAAGCTTACATTTGAGATATAGAGCCT is drawn from Methanosarcina lacustris Z-7289 and contains these coding sequences:
- the pheS gene encoding phenylalanine--tRNA ligase subunit alpha — encoded protein: MSAQDNLTINEKKVLLALEELGSAAPEKLEEKSGLQVDAAMQAAFMLQEKELASVSEKVLERYSLTKEGEKYTKTGLPERQIIDALKAPTSLEELRSLYSPQTVGIATGWLVKKGWAKVENGMMVPSGKAPAGKDEETLAAFSGKAKTLEELSADEGTVKDLLKRKIVIKHEDKFRTVSITGAGSALAAQGIVLEEEIAQITSEMLKSGAWKGKKFRPYRLDMTPKPLYGAKIHPYRRLIEQMRQIFLEMGFTEIKGGIIQSSFWNFDALFQPQDHPARDMQDTFHLGSTCQLPAEYPEKVAAMHEHGGDIDSCGWGGIWDRELAGRNVLRTHTTSVTIKHLADHPEPPVKAFCIDRAYRRETIDPTHTPEFEQLEGVVMDKDMSFADLLGLLAEFYHRMGFEEIRFRPGYFPYTEPSVEPEVYVEGLGWVELGGAGVFRKEVTEPFGIKEPVLAWGLGVSRLAMLKLGLKDLRLLYQSDIDWLRKGEVCRI
- a CDS encoding 50S ribosomal protein L16; the encoded protein is MVRKPGSMYRNVRQRSFTRKKYMGGVPGSQVIHYDMGDKSNTTFPIKISLLVEEKCQIRHVALEAARVTANRHLSADAGKMGFFMKLRVYPHEVLRENKQATGAGADRVSSGMRRAFGKNVGTAARVEAMQKIFTVAVEKQNFQAAKKALWHAGQKLPTPCRIVIDQGAELVR
- a CDS encoding PLDc N-terminal domain-containing protein, producing the protein MPGNSLIFIIFGFVFLLSFLLWAWTLVDCLRKETDKGNTRLIWVIVIVFTYIVGAFLYYLIRQPKRVKELGR
- a CDS encoding class I SAM-dependent methyltransferase, yielding MTKAAAKTGVSPTALVAIEQYFPVEQRIIEDDLAYRILPLGLRSLVWLMRFSSLRIWMIRVTKNDTPGLWGGMLCRKRYIDEKLIESVNQVNAVVNLGAGFDTRAYRLSALSNMPVWEVDQPENIKSKQTRLCKLFGAVPSHVRLVPIDFDREELGSVLASYGYSVDKRTFFIWEAVTQYLTETGIRATFDFLAKAEHGSLLAFTYIRKDFLDGRVMYGWENIYKKYVRDKIWLFGMDPEEWPGFLEEYGWQVVEHVGYEELAERYIRPTGRELSSTLVERIVYAEKM
- a CDS encoding MFS transporter; translation: METGQENSPEPPEGENVHLLPLLTVNFIGTLGFSIVLPFLVFLVNRLGGNAFIYGLASSMYPVFQLIGAPILGRWSDIYGRKKILFLSQLGTLLSWIIFLAALFLPIVTLFKVDYGVLGAFTFTLPLAVLFFARALDGLTGGNVSVANAYLADITEEKDRNRNFGKMSISSNLGFIVGPALAGLLSITAYGEAAPVLGAVVISLIGTALIAFYIPENKECSLEGPVDSENIRKVFGYDIKECRAARKTGKPSFREVLKLPNIPYMLGLYFLIFLGFNIFYTAFPLHAIAALDWGIAEMGIYFTVLSALLIIVQGYILPGLSKRYSDASLIIFGSLMLGTNFLLLIPGNLFLTYLATGFFALGDGLMWPSFLSLLSKIAGKNYQGTIQGFASSFGGLASITGLTLGGLLYELFAGRSFLLAGIVIYIVFLLNFRLRGFEKKLKD
- a CDS encoding DUF1786 domain-containing protein, with protein sequence MHILAADIGTGTQDILLFDSGKEVENSLIMVMPAPTQVTAERVRRATKAGKALVLTGTIMGGGPSAWAVRAHLKAGLPVYATKEAALTIHDNLEKVKAFGVRIVSEEEAKKLAGSGEALEIVMQDFDPCAVSCALSNFEVRMPKNYAVAVQDHGNAPDKSNRVYRFELLKELIERGGKLENFVYSPEEIPEAFTRMKAQADSLLKATKTFKTRAVFMDTGPAAVFGALTDPEAVQPSIVVNIGNGHTLGALVNENRITAIFEHHSSSMDPEKLQDYILRLANGTLGFDEVFNDGGHGAYIKEAAGIEQVRSIMVTGPKREMLEKLPVSDVRQEISKKLHFAAPFGSMMLSGCFGLLAGFFEKYPEPSIKLINN
- a CDS encoding tryptophan--tRNA ligase codes for the protein MNTKLDPWSSSDITDYSKLFEEFGISPFENLLPEIPSPHMYMRRKIIFGHRDYEQIAEAMRTGAPFSVMDGFMPSGKVHLGHKMVMDQIIWHQEMGASAFVGIADREAYSVRGFSWQKCREIGVEEYILSLIAFGFKPDGLIYFQSGCGSVKDLAFELGAKVNFSELSAIYGFSGETGLSHMLSVATQAADILQPQLEEYGRPKPVVVPVGPDQDPHLRLTRGLASKMNMFRVEERETEKEGWKYLSIRGKGAPKVALQELKKRIPGKVKLYEEHIDILQNPDYPFLTRLGSEIRQAEKRDYFLAEIEEVSRFMNEISPYELVGYEEYFVFRKIWKLTRKLLEEIVIEVALEFGGYAFIPPASTYHRFMSGLQGGKMSSSVPESQIALTDDPKEGAKKVKKAKTGGCVTLEEQKKLGGKPEECSVFELMLFHLIDDDNELLEIRQECVSGTRMCGSCKQLAAEKMHDFLKDHQEKRELAREHLDEYRIIYKN
- a CDS encoding MogA/MoaB family molybdenum cofactor biosynthesis protein; this encodes MQESIPEIHKKDARKSYSFAIITISTSRYEKYGNAVSPDGAEDLSGKAIKELLEAAGNTVSFYRLVSDEKNAIHDAVFAALSSSADIVITSGGTGLAPKDLTIESVAPLFEKEIPGFGELFRYKSLEEIGTSVILTRASAGVIKGKAIFCLPGSPNAVKLALSKIIIPEAGHIVRHVRE
- a CDS encoding translation initiation factor IF-2 subunit beta; protein product: MYDYEELLDRAIEKMPETKTTDARFVIPDPKLFSEGKTTILDNFGNIADILNRDPDHLMKYLTRELGTAGKIEGTRAVFQGRFTRAQITDNIQAYVDEYVMCSECERPDTQLVRVDRVLILKCSACGAHRPVKKRKVSNVVVRDAIEEGGTYELRIDAVGSKGDGIAKIDKYTVFVPGAGKGDVVKVKIKKISGNLAFSERVYEA
- a CDS encoding radical SAM protein gives rise to the protein MTPEKKNVPESPVRDRNIELFSMPGLSVNLQRHEGRALKLTASGPLKTVCTPILKKMNSHLQEEKPALVQEDRVIPSAWLPPIPGPVFKRLIYAEIQIALGKYIPETVSIELTRQTGSRYPPGTATDELDTGTIKRVIDEALELGTFIITFTENDPLLRDDVLELIEYVDKNRAIVNCSTWGTDFSKETAFKLKEAGLHSLMVGIYSTDPEKHDAHRNSAGAYDRAVSAIKLALEAGLLVVMTTHASPSNMQELPALYALASELGVQEFSVWEAMPKARGEPVLNDSNRETILEMYRRINSDPEGPRMFSNTYFEGKMMGAMAGRRWMHVTTDGDVKPSPYPPFRFGNVKEVTLKEIWQRIRSYPYFQRHKSLSPMNDPEFMEFVDKIPEEAKLPYPFEEVCEK